The DNA window CGGCGGCGCAGCGCATCCAACAGTGCCGTCGCCGCTTCGTGCGCCGCCGCGATCCCGGCCGCGGAAACCAGCGGCGACAGGCATGCCACGTAGCGGGACACCAGGTCCGCGATGCGCGGCAAGTCTTCGTCTGCAAAGCCCAGCAGGCTGGCGACCGTGCGCACCGGCGCGCCGCGGACAAACGCATCGAGCGTCGTCGCATCGCGCACATCGGCCGCCATGCGCGCGGCAACGCATGCCGTGCGGTCCGTCAAAGCCGCCTCCGGCAGCGCCGCCAGCGCCCCTTGCAGCGCCGCCTTGGGCGCGGCATGGCGTGCGCCATCGTTCATGCGCACCAGCGCGCCGAACAGGTCGCCCGCGGGGCCGGCCAGCGCGGCCGGCACCGGTTCATGCATCGGCCGCACGCGGCAATCGGGATGCGCCAGCAGTTCCCGCACGGTACCCGGGTGCGCGGCAACCCACAGCCGCAGCCGCTCGTCGTAACGCGGTACCGGGTCCGCGGCCAGCACCGCGTACCAGGGATAAGGGTCCGTGCGGGTAACCGCCGCCACCGCGTCCGCGGGCCACTGATCGTTGTCCATGCTTGTTCCTTTGCTTGACGGGAGGGATGCAGTATCCTGAAAAAACCACGCCGATACTTCGCCCGGGACCGAATCATGGATGCAGCACGCGCCGGCGCACCGGCCACCGCTACCAACATCACCGCCGACGATCGCCTGGCCCGCATTGCCGCGGCCATCGCCGAACCGGCCCGCGCGCGCATGCTGTGCAGCCTGCTCGATGGCCATGCGCGCACTAGCACCGAACTGTCGGTGGTGGCCGGCATCGGCCCGTCCACCGCCAGCGCGCACCTGGCGCGCCTGCACGACGAAGGCCTGCTGCGCCAGCTCGCGCAGGGCCGGCACCGCTACTACAGCCTGGCAGGCGGCGACGTGGCCGCCGCGCTGGAAGCGCTGCTCGTCGTCGCCGGCGTGCAGCGCACACCGTT is part of the Pseudoduganella lutea genome and encodes:
- a CDS encoding cytochrome P450; the protein is MDNDQWPADAVAAVTRTDPYPWYAVLAADPVPRYDERLRLWVAAHPGTVRELLAHPDCRVRPMHEPVPAALAGPAGDLFGALVRMNDGARHAAPKAALQGALAALPEAALTDRTACVAARMAADVRDATTLDAFVRGAPVRTVASLLGFADEDLPRIADLVSRYVACLSPLVSAAGIAAAHEAATALLDALRRREREAPRTALLAGVTGAQWPDEHALLANLAGLMTQTFEATAGLLGNCIVARLRGDANEPAALVPAVMARDPAIHNTRRFTASDIRIAGAHVPAGHALLLVLAGTTGFGEGRHACPGQRLARTIVMEALRALDAAGPLPRVAWRYRPSVNARMPVFIEESEQ